AGTGGCTGAGCAGTTACGGGTGTCCGCAGACACGATCGCGGGGTGGGAGTCGGGCCGCCGCCCGCTGACCGCCGTACCGGTCGGGCAGATGCTCGTGCACCGGCACCGGCTGATGCAGTTGGGCACCGTACCTGCGCTTCTCCAAGCTCTCGACCGTGCCCTTGAGGCGGACGTACTCCTTGCAGGAGCCCTCGACGAAGAGGCCACCGGGGTCGAGGACAGCCCGCTCGGGGCCTGGGTGATGCAGCGCGACCTCGTCGAGGTACTTGCGTGGCCCCTCAACCACGTACCGCCCCAGCCCGTCCGCGACCTGCCCGCCGCACCTCGCAGACGCCGAGGACCTGCCCCTGCCGGGCCGGAACTGTCAGCCTCCGAACGGACATACTTCTTCGCGCAGATGCGACGTACCGCCGAGCAGGCTCGTGGCGAGGGCCAGTTCCTCCTCCGCCGCCAGGCGCTGTATCTCTCCGGGTACGACGACCAGCCCGACACGACGGAGTGGCTCGCCCATCAGCAGGCCGCCGAACGCCCCGGTGACTGGCTCACGCGGTGGCTCAACTCCCGTTCCGTCGCCGCTGTCTCGGCCCGGCGAGGAGACCGGGACCGTATGAGTCACTTCATCCACACCGCCCTCACCGATGACGAGGCCGGCGAGGCCGCGAACCTGAACTACTGGGCGTACTGGATCGGCGAGACCGCCCACCTGGAGTTGAGTGACGACTTCATCGCCGCTCGCGCCCCCGGACCGTGGCCGGGTGACAAGCTGCTGACCCACCTCACTCAAGGGCTCGCCCCGCATCACGGCTACGTCGACCTCAACATCCACTCCGTGTGGTCCCTGCTCCAGGTCCGGCCCAACCTGCTGCGATCCGGTGCGGCGGGCCGTGCCCTGCGCGACCGGCTGCCGGTGATGTTGGATAGCCGGGAGCTGTCGGCGCGCGGGCGCCGGGAGTTGGAGAGCATCCGGTACGCGATCCGCCTCGCCGAGGCGTGAGAGGAGCCCGACGGTGGCTGAAGACCTGACCGCGGTGGCGCGCTTCCTGTACGAGGCGGGGACGCTGAAGCAGACCAAGCGCACCGGGTGGTGGATGGCCGGCGTACGCGACCCGGAGTCGGTGGCCGAGCACTCCTGGCGCACCGCGCTCCTCGCGTCGATCATCGCGAAGCTCGAAGGCGCCGACCCCGCGCGGGCCGCCCACCTCGCCGTGTGGCACGACTCCCAGGAGACCCGTACCGGCGACGTGAACCACCTCGGCAAGAAGTACGCCACCGGGGCCGACCCACAGGCCGTCACCGCCGACCAGGTCGCCGGTATGCCCGAGATCCTGGCCTCCGCCGTGCGTGAACTCGTCGCCGAGTACGAGGCGAAGGAGTCCGCCGAAGCGATCTGCGCCCGGGATGCCGACAAGCTGGAGTGCATGATCCAGGGCATCGAGTACAAGGCCCAGGGCTACGAGAACGCCCAGCGCTGGATCGACAACAGCCGCGCCAGGCTCACCACCAGGTCGGCCAACGAACTCGCCGACGCGGTACTCGCGACGGGCTCCCTGGACTGGCTGCGCGTAGCCCTCGGAGAGAAGCAGAGCTGAGTTCGGGGCTCGGAGTTTGGGGCTATGAGTTCGAGGCTCGGAGTTCAGGGCCCGAGTTCCCGTGTCCGAGTCGACGTCCGCGCCCTCTCCCCCACACCCCTCGCACCCGCAATCCGGCGAAGACTGAGCCCCGAGCTCCAGGCGCCGAGATCCGAGCCCCTTTTGTATGGAATGGGCGGTAAGTTGAACCCACCCTCCCACCCTCCCCCGGTCCCCCGCGCTTCTCAACTGGCGCCTATACCAGCGGATATGACTTTTGGTGACCGGCTTGCGACGCGCCGTGGTGACGGTCTACCGTTCGCAACAATAAACAACCCCGGCCGGGTGCTACCAACACCCGCCGGGGTCTGACCGACAAGATCCTCATGGAGATCTCGTGGCGTACGACGACTTTATCGCTGCCCTGCCCGCCCCCGCAGCCCAAGCCCACCCCATGGCCAAACCCGGCTTCGGCAAGCGCTCCGCCCCGGGCCAGTCACCGCCCCGCAAGGGCGACTTCGACCACCTCCCAGCCCGCGCCGCCTACCTGGCGAGCCTCCTGGACCGGCTCTGCGAGAACGCGGCAATGGACGCCAAGACCATCGCCAAGTCGCAGCCCCTGTACGGCCAGGCAGCGGTGCGCACCACCCTCAACGAACTCGGCGTGGCCGGTCATCTGCGCCGGGTACGCCAGAGCGTCCCGTCCGGTGAAGGCGTGAGTGGCACCCGCTGGGTCTTCCACACCTACTGGTCCCGTACCGCACGTGACAACGAATGGTGGGCCACCTTCCTCCAGGGTGACGTGACGCGCGAGGCGCCCGCAGCGACGCCGGGAGCCGCCGAGGTCCGGGAGACCGGCCCCCAGGAGCCCCTGGCAGCCGACGAAGACCCGGAAGAGATCGGCGCCGCACCAACCCGGACAGTCAACTCACCACGCCCCGACCGGGATCCGGGTCCCTCCACCGCGTACGACACCCTCGCCCGGCTCGGCCTCCGGGAGCCCCGCCTCGCCCTGTCCGCCGCCGACTGCGCGGCCCTGGAACAACTGGCCGCCGACTGGCTGGTCCGGGGGGCGACGCCCGAACTGCTCACCGGCGCCCTCGTCGCCGGGCTGCCGGACAGCGTGCACTCACCCCGGGGGTTCGTGCGGAGGCGGCTGCTCGACAAGATGCCGCCCGAGCGGGTCGTCGTACCGCCGGCTACTGCGGCTCCTGGTCCCCGGCGCACCCTGCTGGTGGAGTGCACCAACTGCGGGGTGCCGGGGCGGCCGGAGGCTTTGCCGGGTGGGCTGTGCCGGGGGTGTCGGAGCGGGCCGGGAATGTCTCGGCAGCCAGAACATCGCCTCGATCTGGCTGTGCACACCCTGGCCGCCGAGGTTCGCGCCGGGATGCGGACACCTCAGCGCGCCTGAGGCCGTCGGCTGAATGGCAGCCTCGGCCCGACGGGACTCGTGACTGATCAAAATTCAGAAGCCCCGACCGGCCATCGATCGGGTCTCCCGAAGCGCGCGTGGCTATCGCTGCCACGATCGAAACGACTCAGATCTCACCACGGCTTGCCGTGTTCAATCCGAGTACTCCCACCAGAAATCAAGGTCCGCGTGCAGACGCTCTTTAAAGCACGTCGAGTGTGCGTAAAGAGTCTGGTTGAGATCACCGGACAGCAGGCCCACCCTGATCCTCATGGCGAACGGATCCTCGGTGCTCTGGATGATGCCGTAGCAGAAACAGCACGTCGGGTCAGAACTCATCTCAGCCATGGTCGAACCACCTTCCGCTGTTCAGCCGTCCCTGCAACGATGATTCCGTCAGATTTCGGAAGCTGGTGATCGGGCCACCGTCTGCGAACCTACGGATAGCGGCGTCGTGTGTGCCGTTAGAGGCCCGTCTCAGATACACGCGCGCCAGGTTGTCTCCACTCCCTTGCCAGAGAACACGATCCGCGTTCGACATGAGGTCCTGGATGTCGGCTTCAGACATTTGGTCGTCGGCGGAGGCCAGTGTTCCGTGGATATCACGGCTTGACACAGAAGTGGCGGGCGGGGCGTCGACATCTTCGTAGGCCTTGGGGACGTCCTTGTAGATGATGTCGTCACCGACACCGTTACACCCGCACTCATCGGCGTGTCCCGGCATGAGCCCGCCACAGTTGTGGACGAGGACCGGTGTGGTCTCCGCGAGTACGTAATAGGTGTGCAGGCTGCTGACGGTGAGGTTGTGAACGGTGGCATCTGGCGCCGTCCAC
The DNA window shown above is from Streptomyces sp. NBC_01451 and carries:
- a CDS encoding helix-turn-helix transcriptional regulator, whose product is MGLCMRSSSRQTLTSGQGTPGRPRGGVISGYVFRGIREQLGLTQEEVAEQLRVSADTIAGWESGRRPLTAVPVGQMLVHRHRLMQLGTVPALLQALDRALEADVLLAGALDEEATGVEDSPLGAWVMQRDLVEVLAWPLNHVPPQPVRDLPAAPRRRRGPAPAGPELSASERTYFFAQMRRTAEQARGEGQFLLRRQALYLSGYDDQPDTTEWLAHQQAAERPGDWLTRWLNSRSVAAVSARRGDRDRMSHFIHTALTDDEAGEAANLNYWAYWIGETAHLELSDDFIAARAPGPWPGDKLLTHLTQGLAPHHGYVDLNIHSVWSLLQVRPNLLRSGAAGRALRDRLPVMLDSRELSARGRRELESIRYAIRLAEA
- a CDS encoding HD domain-containing protein codes for the protein MAEDLTAVARFLYEAGTLKQTKRTGWWMAGVRDPESVAEHSWRTALLASIIAKLEGADPARAAHLAVWHDSQETRTGDVNHLGKKYATGADPQAVTADQVAGMPEILASAVRELVAEYEAKESAEAICARDADKLECMIQGIEYKAQGYENAQRWIDNSRARLTTRSANELADAVLATGSLDWLRVALGEKQS